The Leptodactylus fuscus isolate aLepFus1 chromosome 3, aLepFus1.hap2, whole genome shotgun sequence genome has a segment encoding these proteins:
- the LOC142198426 gene encoding uncharacterized protein LOC142198426, with amino-acid sequence MRGHHLCKREVEEEIPGGVTTENPSMNFKGNFVLSENYKGKDEDMMERSSGENLITPNVHPGRLSTDPSYNPPNHQEPSDPPHIVTTSTSQKERKRFQCRECGKQFAHGSSLSAHRRIHKGEKPYSCSQCGKCTTNKSDLIRHERIHKGEKPYSCSQCGKCTSNKSDLIRHERIHEGVKPYSCLECGKYFSTKSYLVAHERIHTGEEPYSCSKCGKCFANKSNLVTHERIHTGEKPYSCSECGKCFANKSNLAAHERIHTGEKPYSCPECGKCFNSKSYLVTHERIHTGEKPYSCSKCGRCFSRKSHLVRHETSHTVDEQ; translated from the exons atgaggggccatcacctgtgtaagagggaagtggaggaggagattccaggaggtgttaccacag AAAATCCCAGTATGAACTTCAAGGGAAACTTTGTGTTATCAGAAAATTATAAAGGAAaagatgaagatatgatggagcgctcctcaggagaaaacctcattacccctaatgtacatccaggacgtctcagtacagatccatcatataatccccccaatCATCAGGAACCTTCTGACCCACCACACATTGTGACCACAAGTACCAGCCAGAAAGAGAGGAAAAGGTTTCAATGTCGGGAATGTGGAAAACAGTTTGCACATGGCTCAAGCCTTAGCGCACACAGAAGAATTCacaaaggagagaagccatattcatgttcacagTGCGGGAAATGTACTACTAATAAATCAGATCTTATTAGACATGAAAGAATTCacaaaggagagaagccatattcatgttcacaatgtgggaaatgtaCTTCTAATAAATCAGATCTTAttagacatgagagaattcacgaAGGagtgaagccatattcatgtttggaatgtgggaaatattttagcACTAAGTCATATCTTGTtgcacatgagagaattcacacgggagaggagccatattcatgttccaaatgtgggaaatgttttgcaaaTAAGTCAAATCTTGTTACACATGAAAGAATccacacaggagaaaagccatattcatgttcagaatgtgggaaatgttttgctaatAAGTCAAATCTTGCtgcacatgagagaattcacacaggagagaagccatattcatgtccagaatgtgggaaatgttttaacagtaaatcatatcttgttactcatgagagaattcacacaggagagaaaccatattcatgctcaAAATGTGGACGATGTTTTTCAcgaaaatcacatcttgttagacaTGAGACTAGTCACACAGTCGATGAGCAGTAA